One window of the Trifolium pratense cultivar HEN17-A07 linkage group LG2, ARS_RC_1.1, whole genome shotgun sequence genome contains the following:
- the LOC123907542 gene encoding pectin acetylesterase 8-like isoform X1 encodes MERTRLCQWLNLLVFVLVWLKTEAAYVPITYVHNAVLKGAVCLDGSPPAYHLDKGYGTGLNSWLVQFEGGGWCNNVTTCLGRKTNRLGSSKKMANQIAFSGILNGRRQFNPDFYNWNRIKVRYCDGSSFTGDVEAVNPVTKLHFRGARVFNAVMEELLAKGMKNAQNAIISGCSAGGLTSILHCDRFRALLPSGARVKCLSDAGYFINARDVSGTQHIEQFFSQVVTTHGSAKNLPKSCTSRLNPRLCFFPQYVVSQITTPIFFVNAAYDSWQIKNILAPGAADPQGHWHSCKLDINNCSSNQLDLMQGFRTQFLRALTVIGNSPSKGMFIDSCYAHCQTETQETWFLSDSPLLAKTTIAQAVADWFFERRLFHQIDCPYPCNPSCHNRVFEPQENPGKNDTTKGTSSDASAIKPSFSKLSNKVSLTPVFCITNVEMSHIKSMLFVSVSLTQLVGTSPYICRSRGLNLGHSTYSSLK; translated from the exons ATGGAGAGGACAAGATTATGCCAATGGTTAAACCTTCTGGTGTTTGTACTGGTATGGCTCAAGACAGAAGCTGCTTATGTACCAATCACTTATGTCCACAACGCCGTGTTAAAAGGAGCCG TTTGTCTGGATGGTAGTCCACCAGCTTACCATTTAGATAAAGGATATGGAACAGGACTAAACAGTTGGTTAGTTCAATTTGAG gGAGGAGGATGGTGCAATAATGTCACTACTTGCCTTGGTCGCAAGACGAATcgtttaggttcatctaagaaaATGGCTAATCAAATTGCATTTTCAGGAATTTTAAATGGCAGGAGACAATTTAATCCAG ATTTCTACAATTGGAACAGAATCAAGGTTCGATATTGTGATGGTTCATCTTTTACTGGCGACGTAGAAGCAGTCAATCCA GTAACAAAATTGCACTTCAGAGGAGCAAGAGTTTTCAATGCTGTCATGGAGGAGTTGTTAGCAAAAGGAATGAAAAATGCTCAAAAT GCTATTATCTCAGGATGTTCAGCTGGTGGATTGACTTCAATACTTCATTGTGATCGCTTTCGAGCTCTTTTACCGAGCGGGGCTAGAGTGAAATGTCTCTCAGATGCTGGTTACTTTATCAACGC AAGGGATGTATCTGGAACACAGCACATCGAACAATTCTTCAGTCAAGTTGTTACAACACAT GGCTCTGCAAAGAATTTGCCTAAGTCATGCACTTCAAGACTCAATCCAAGGCTG TGTTTTTTTCCTCAATATGTTGTATCACAAATCACCACACCAATCTTCTTTGTAAACGCGGCATATGACTCATGGCAG ATtaagaacattttggcgccggGTGCTGCTGATCCTCAGGGACATTGGCATAGCTGCAAGCTAGATATAAACAACTGCTCTTCTAATCAACTTGATCTAATGCAAG GCTTTAGAACGCAATTTCTAAGGGCATTAACTGTTATAGGAAACTCTCCATCTAAAGGAATGTTCATAGACTCTTGCTATGCTCACTGCCAAACTGAAACGCAAGAAACATGGTTTCTAAGTGACTCTCCATTATTGGCCAAGACA ACCATTGCACAAGCTGTAGCAGACTGGTTTTTTGAAAGAAGGCTTTTCCATCAAATAGATTGTCCTTACCCTTGCAATCCGAGCTGTCACAACCGCGTTTTTGAACCACAAGAAAACCCAGGA AAAAATGACACCACCAAAGGAACTTCATCAGATGCATCAGCTATAAAGCCCAGTTTTTCGAAACTATCAAACAAGGTGAGTTTAACTCCAGTATTCTGCATTACCAATGTAGAAATGTCACACATCAAATCAATGCTTTTTGtctccgtgagcttaactcagttggtagggacatcgccttatatatgcaggagccgGGGTTTGAACctcggacactccacttattcatctttaaagtga
- the LOC123907541 gene encoding probable GPI-anchored adhesin-like protein PGA55 → MGSSGSKATSCSSSSSSSSSSSCRLQKGRSKRYKGFPSYCLGTTSGSRDIDNDDQVCDQNKVNGSDTNSNDIDSDEVKSESFRKVKSDEVPCMPSNIDLDEWSHTESRTASSSAHGSSTRSTNPTSRFVSRFSLIPGNISFRLSRTTSLGSSRPCPVSSEGLLMFSNEDELSLHNRNETQQCSEDASNNLSSNAPTFGFAGNLSSSPTLSPIQDIVRDGYATRDMPGMNMFSPRVHNETGNAETRHMDRRNGAREPVDRNVRFSRTLSVGRLRDRVHRRSGLADFTFCPLQQERELRDASEDSGRQVAETGTRVSSNHNALNSNTTSGYEYPLPNMSNSTFSTQDYEAEASRSRETRYQDLLVHRSNFLERRRRIRSQVRALQRLGSRFENLSGHERSCILSGQHRNGRCACRITSRDNNSNSNDDTNARASISRIVMLAEALFEVLDEIHQQSVVLSSRTSVSSIGSVPAPAEVVESLPVKLYTKLHKHQEEPLQCYICLVEYEDGDRMRVLPCHHEFHTTCVDKWLKEIHRVCPLCRGDICISDSLPREN, encoded by the exons atgggGTCTAGTGGCAGTAAAGCTACTTCTTGtagttcatcatcatcatcttcttcttcttcttcttgcaGATTACAAAAGGGTCGATCCAAACGGTATAAAGGTTTTCCTTCTTATTGTCTTGGAACTACTTCTGGATCTCGTGACATTGATAATGATGACCAG GTTTGTGATCAAAATAAAGTAAATGGAAGTGATACCAACAGCAATGATATCGACTCGGATGAAGTAAAATCAGAGTCTTTTAGGAAAGTTAAATCTGATGAAGTACCTTGTATGCCTTCTAACATTGATCTCGATGAGTGGAGTCACACTGAATCCAGAACCGCTAGCAGCTCCGCACATGGTTCTTCAACTCGGTCCACAAACCCTACAAGTCGGTTCGTTTCTCGTTTTAGTCTCATTCCGGGTAATATAAGCTTTAGACTTAGTAGAACCACCAGCTTGGGGTCATCTCGACCTTGTCCTGTTTCATCGGAAGGTCTTTTAATGTTTAGCAATGAAGACGAACTCAGTCTGCATAATAGAAATGAAACTCAGCAATGTAGTGAAGATGCTTCTAATAATTTAAGTTCAAATGCCCCGACATTCGGCTTTGCTGGCAATTTGTCAAGCAGTCCTACGTTGTCTCCTATCCAGGATATTGTTAGAGATGGGTATGCTACACGAGATATGCCTGGCATGAACATGTTTTCTCCTAGAGTTCACAATGAAACGGGGAATGCTGAGACTAGACATATGGATAGACGAAATGGAGCTCGAGAACCTGTTGACCGCAATGTTCGTTTCAGTCGAACTTTAAGTGTTGGAAGGCTTCGTGACAGAGTTCACCGCCGATCAGGATTGGCTGACTTCACCTTTTGCCCTCTGCAACAAGAGAGAGAATTGAGAGATGCTAGTGAGGATAGTGGAAGACAAGTAGCGGAGACGGGTACAAGAGTGTCATCTAATCATAATGCTTTAAATTCTAATACTACATCTGGGTATGAGTATCCACTACCGAACATGTCTAACTCCACATTTAGCACCCAAGACTATGAGGCCGAGGCTTCACGGTCAAGAGAAACTAGATATCAGGATCTACTGGTACATAGGTCCAATTTTCTCGAACGGAGAAGAAGAATACGATCTCAG GTTCGTGCTCTACAGCGGTTGGGTAGTCGATTTGAAAATCTTTCTGGACATGAGAGATCATGTATCTTGTCTGGTCAACATAGAAACGGTCGTTGTGCATGCAGAATAACTAGTCGCGataacaattcaaattcaaatgatGATACAAATGCTAGAGCTAGCATATCAAGAATTGTTATGCTAGCTGAAGCCTTATTTGAG GTTCTGGATGAAATTCATCAGCAATCTGTGGTTTTATCTTCCCGCACTTCTGTATCTTCTATCGGATCTGTTCCCGCACCTGCTGAAGTTGTTGAATCCTTACCTGTGAAATTATACACAAAGTTGCACAAACATCAAGAAGAACCACTACA ATGCTATATATGCCTTGTGGAGTATGAAGATGGAGACCGCATGAGAGTACTGCCTTGCCATCATGAATTTCATACAACATGTGTAGACAAGTGGCTGAAGGAGATTCACAG GGTATGTCCACTATGTCGGGGGGACATTTGTATATCAGATTCACTGCCAAGAGAGAACTAA
- the LOC123907542 gene encoding pectin acetylesterase 8-like isoform X2, with amino-acid sequence MERTRLCQWLNLLVFVLVWLKTEAAYVPITYVHNAVLKGAVCLDGSPPAYHLDKGYGTGLNSWLVQFEGGGWCNNVTTCLGRKTNRLGSSKKMANQIAFSGILNGRRQFNPDFYNWNRIKVRYCDGSSFTGDVEAVNPVTKLHFRGARVFNAVMEELLAKGMKNAQNAIISGCSAGGLTSILHCDRFRALLPSGARVKCLSDAGYFINARDVSGTQHIEQFFSQVVTTHGSAKNLPKSCTSRLNPRLCFFPQYVVSQITTPIFFVNAAYDSWQIKNILAPGAADPQGHWHSCKLDINNCSSNQLDLMQGFRTQFLRALTVIGNSPSKGMFIDSCYAHCQTETQETWFLSDSPLLAKTTIAQAVADWFFERRLFHQIDCPYPCNPSCHNRVFEPQENPGKNDTTKGTSSDASAIKPSFSKLSNKAQWIELLCIRTGWLLQTLVILIIL; translated from the exons ATGGAGAGGACAAGATTATGCCAATGGTTAAACCTTCTGGTGTTTGTACTGGTATGGCTCAAGACAGAAGCTGCTTATGTACCAATCACTTATGTCCACAACGCCGTGTTAAAAGGAGCCG TTTGTCTGGATGGTAGTCCACCAGCTTACCATTTAGATAAAGGATATGGAACAGGACTAAACAGTTGGTTAGTTCAATTTGAG gGAGGAGGATGGTGCAATAATGTCACTACTTGCCTTGGTCGCAAGACGAATcgtttaggttcatctaagaaaATGGCTAATCAAATTGCATTTTCAGGAATTTTAAATGGCAGGAGACAATTTAATCCAG ATTTCTACAATTGGAACAGAATCAAGGTTCGATATTGTGATGGTTCATCTTTTACTGGCGACGTAGAAGCAGTCAATCCA GTAACAAAATTGCACTTCAGAGGAGCAAGAGTTTTCAATGCTGTCATGGAGGAGTTGTTAGCAAAAGGAATGAAAAATGCTCAAAAT GCTATTATCTCAGGATGTTCAGCTGGTGGATTGACTTCAATACTTCATTGTGATCGCTTTCGAGCTCTTTTACCGAGCGGGGCTAGAGTGAAATGTCTCTCAGATGCTGGTTACTTTATCAACGC AAGGGATGTATCTGGAACACAGCACATCGAACAATTCTTCAGTCAAGTTGTTACAACACAT GGCTCTGCAAAGAATTTGCCTAAGTCATGCACTTCAAGACTCAATCCAAGGCTG TGTTTTTTTCCTCAATATGTTGTATCACAAATCACCACACCAATCTTCTTTGTAAACGCGGCATATGACTCATGGCAG ATtaagaacattttggcgccggGTGCTGCTGATCCTCAGGGACATTGGCATAGCTGCAAGCTAGATATAAACAACTGCTCTTCTAATCAACTTGATCTAATGCAAG GCTTTAGAACGCAATTTCTAAGGGCATTAACTGTTATAGGAAACTCTCCATCTAAAGGAATGTTCATAGACTCTTGCTATGCTCACTGCCAAACTGAAACGCAAGAAACATGGTTTCTAAGTGACTCTCCATTATTGGCCAAGACA ACCATTGCACAAGCTGTAGCAGACTGGTTTTTTGAAAGAAGGCTTTTCCATCAAATAGATTGTCCTTACCCTTGCAATCCGAGCTGTCACAACCGCGTTTTTGAACCACAAGAAAACCCAGGA AAAAATGACACCACCAAAGGAACTTCATCAGATGCATCAGCTATAAAGCCCAGTTTTTCGAAACTATCAAACAAG GCACAATGGATTGAGCTTTTGTGCATCAGAACTGGTTGGCTTTTACAAACGTTGGTTATTCTG ATCATCCTGTAA
- the LOC123907540 gene encoding UDP-glycosyltransferase 73C5-like, with protein MASQSNQQHFLLVPFMSQSHLIPFIEMAKLFASNGVIVTVVLTPLNAERFNMIVDQAKASNLKIQFHLLPFPCVEAGLPKGCENMDTLPSPKYQPLFFAACNMLKEPLENWLSELEKLPTCIVSDICLPWTSNVASKFNIPRVVFHGISCFTLLCSHNINLSKVHERVDSMSTLFVVPDLPDTIEFTKAQLPEAMKQDSEAWKEAIDQFKESELSSQGILVNTFEELEKNYVRGYEKVAKKVWCIGPLSLHDKLTFGKFGKDDKGLINDSESECLKFLISNKACSVIYVCFGSLSFIPASQLKELALGLEASNHPFIWVIGKNDCSVELEKWLKEENFGERNKGRGVIIKGWAPQVEILSHPSTGGFLSHCGWNSTLEAISCGVPMITWPLFAEQFFNEKLIVQVLKIGVRIGVEVGVDPMDTFKDEKVLVKKEDVKMAIEKLMENGVEGEQRRNRAKEIKYMAYKAVEDGGSSDSNCKLFIQEILEQSS; from the coding sequence aTGGCTTCCCAATCAAACCAACAACACTTCCTTCTTGTTCCATTTATGTCTCAAAGCCATCTCATTCCTTTCATAGAAATGGCAAAATTGTTTGCATCAAATGGTGTCATTGTCACTGTTGTCCTTACACCACTTAATGCAGAAAGGTTCAACATGATAGTTGATCAAGCAAAAGCCTCAAACCTCAAAATCCAATTCCATTTGTTACCTTTCCCTTGTGTAGAAGCAGGTTTACCAAAGGGGTGTGAAAATATGGATACACTTCCTTCTCCTAAATACCAACCTTTGTTTTTTGCAGCTTGCAATATGCTTAAAGAACCACTTGAAAATTGGCTTTCTGAGTTGGAAAAACTACCTACTTGCATTGTTTCTGATATATGTCTTCCTTGGACTTCAAATGTTGCATCAAAATTCAACATTCCAAGAGTTGTCTTCCATGGAATTTCTTGTTTCACACTCTTGTGTTCACATAACATTAACCTCTCCAAAGTTCATGAAAGGGTCGACTCAATGTCAACGCTGTTTGTGGTACCAGATTTGCCTGATACAATTGAATTTACAAAAGCGCAGTTACCCGAGGCTATGAAGCAAGATTCAGAGGCATGGAAAGAAGCTATTGATCAATTCAAAGAGTCTGAACTTTCATCACAAGGGATATTGGTGAATACTTTTGAAGAGTTGGAGAAGAATTATGTTAGAGGTTATGAGAAAGTTGCTAAAAAGGTTTGGTGTATAGGACCACTTTCCTTACATGACAAGTTAACATTCGGCAAGTTTGGTAAAGACGATAAGGGACTCATCAATGATTCTGAATCCGAATGTCTAAAGTTTCTTATTTCAAACAAAGCTTGTTCTGTCATCTATGTATGTTTTGGTAGTTTGTCTTTCATTCCTGCTTCGCAACTGAAGGAACTTGCTTTGGGATTGGAAGCATCAAACCATCCATTCATTTGGGTGATTGGAAAAAATGATTGTTCTGTTGAGTTAGAGAAGTGGTTAAAAGAAGAGAATTTTGGAGAGAGGAATAAGGGAAGAGGAGTTATAATTAAAGGGTGGGCGCCTCAAGTTGAAATATTATCTCATCCTTCAACCGGTGGATTTTTATCTCATTGTGGTTGGAATTCAACATTGGAAGCAATTTCATGCGGTGTACCGATGATAACTTGGCCATTGTTTGCCGAACAATTCTTTAATGAGAAGCTGATTGTGCAAGTGCTTAAGATCGGCGTGAGGATTGGTGTTGAAGTTGGTGTGGATCCGATGGATACATTTAAAGATGAGAAAGTTTTGGTGAAGAAAGAGGATGTGAAGATGGCTATTGAAAAGCTTATGGAGAATGGTGTGGAAGGGGAGCAAAGAAGAAACCGAGCTAAAGAGATTAAATATATGGCTTATAAGGCTGTTGAAGATGGTGGATCGTCTGATTCTAATTGCAAATTGTTTATACAAGAAATTTTAGAGCAAAGTTCATAA
- the LOC123907542 gene encoding pectin acetylesterase 8-like isoform X3 encodes MERTRLCQWLNLLVFVLVWLKTEAAYVPITYVHNAVLKGAVCLDGSPPAYHLDKGYGTGLNSWLVQFEGGGWCNNVTTCLGRKTNRLGSSKKMANQIAFSGILNGRRQFNPDFYNWNRIKVRYCDGSSFTGDVEAVNPVTKLHFRGARVFNAVMEELLAKGMKNAQNAIISGCSAGGLTSILHCDRFRALLPSGARVKCLSDAGYFINARDVSGTQHIEQFFSQVVTTHGSAKNLPKSCTSRLNPRLCFFPQYVVSQITTPIFFVNAAYDSWQIKNILAPGAADPQGHWHSCKLDINNCSSNQLDLMQGFRTQFLRALTVIGNSPSKGMFIDSCYAHCQTETQETWFLSDSPLLAKTTIAQAVADWFFERRLFHQIDCPYPCNPSCHNRVFEPQENPGKNDTTKGTSSDASAIKPSFSKLSNKGTIIV; translated from the exons ATGGAGAGGACAAGATTATGCCAATGGTTAAACCTTCTGGTGTTTGTACTGGTATGGCTCAAGACAGAAGCTGCTTATGTACCAATCACTTATGTCCACAACGCCGTGTTAAAAGGAGCCG TTTGTCTGGATGGTAGTCCACCAGCTTACCATTTAGATAAAGGATATGGAACAGGACTAAACAGTTGGTTAGTTCAATTTGAG gGAGGAGGATGGTGCAATAATGTCACTACTTGCCTTGGTCGCAAGACGAATcgtttaggttcatctaagaaaATGGCTAATCAAATTGCATTTTCAGGAATTTTAAATGGCAGGAGACAATTTAATCCAG ATTTCTACAATTGGAACAGAATCAAGGTTCGATATTGTGATGGTTCATCTTTTACTGGCGACGTAGAAGCAGTCAATCCA GTAACAAAATTGCACTTCAGAGGAGCAAGAGTTTTCAATGCTGTCATGGAGGAGTTGTTAGCAAAAGGAATGAAAAATGCTCAAAAT GCTATTATCTCAGGATGTTCAGCTGGTGGATTGACTTCAATACTTCATTGTGATCGCTTTCGAGCTCTTTTACCGAGCGGGGCTAGAGTGAAATGTCTCTCAGATGCTGGTTACTTTATCAACGC AAGGGATGTATCTGGAACACAGCACATCGAACAATTCTTCAGTCAAGTTGTTACAACACAT GGCTCTGCAAAGAATTTGCCTAAGTCATGCACTTCAAGACTCAATCCAAGGCTG TGTTTTTTTCCTCAATATGTTGTATCACAAATCACCACACCAATCTTCTTTGTAAACGCGGCATATGACTCATGGCAG ATtaagaacattttggcgccggGTGCTGCTGATCCTCAGGGACATTGGCATAGCTGCAAGCTAGATATAAACAACTGCTCTTCTAATCAACTTGATCTAATGCAAG GCTTTAGAACGCAATTTCTAAGGGCATTAACTGTTATAGGAAACTCTCCATCTAAAGGAATGTTCATAGACTCTTGCTATGCTCACTGCCAAACTGAAACGCAAGAAACATGGTTTCTAAGTGACTCTCCATTATTGGCCAAGACA ACCATTGCACAAGCTGTAGCAGACTGGTTTTTTGAAAGAAGGCTTTTCCATCAAATAGATTGTCCTTACCCTTGCAATCCGAGCTGTCACAACCGCGTTTTTGAACCACAAGAAAACCCAGGA AAAAATGACACCACCAAAGGAACTTCATCAGATGCATCAGCTATAAAGCCCAGTTTTTCGAAACTATCAAACAAG GGAACAATAATAGTATAA